A stretch of Mastomys coucha isolate ucsf_1 unplaced genomic scaffold, UCSF_Mcou_1 pScaffold3, whole genome shotgun sequence DNA encodes these proteins:
- the LOC116074468 gene encoding cytokine receptor-like factor 2 codes for MHVTACPPPLAVILLPRILALAGTVALGRHGRLPAPPVKPRPPWNVTFLWSADGESVSISCPGHAYSGLDYEVQHRDAWDSAWQTTSGPRCDITVGGLNPEICYDFRVRARPRDFHYGTEAMPSEWTGVMSRRGAGPPASCAPGPAPAVPAPPWPLPLACCLAAMMTLALLLILLRLRRVKAALLPCVPDPRGSFPGLFELHHGNFQALPLTTKPHPQAWIAAHAQATAPTLKPQEEEEGDDVICPQSKWARPGEGSAPSGGAAWTPAAVDDSGYMTL; via the exons ATGCACGTCACGGCCTGTCCGCCGCCGCTCGCcgtcatcctcctgcctcggaTCCTCGCCCTCGCCGGGACGGTGGCCCTGG GACGTCACGGCCGTCTCCCCGCCCCACCAGTGAAGCCCCGCCCCCCGTGGAACGTGACGTTTCTCTGGTCAGCCGATGGCGAGTCCGTTTCCATTTCCTGCCCCGGTCACGCCTACTCCGGCCTGGACTATGAGGTGCAGCACCGCGACGCCTGGGACAGCGCCTGGCAG ACGACTTCGGGTCCGCGCTGTGACATCACGGTGGGCGGGCTCAACCCCGAGATCTGCTACGACTTCCGGGTCAGGGCGAGGCCCCGGGATTTCCACTACGGCACAGAGGCAATGCCCAGCGAGTGGACAGGCGTGATGTCACGTCGGGGGGCGGGGCCCCCGG CCTCCTGTGCCCCGGGCCCCGCCCCCGCGGTCCCAGCCCCGCCCTGGCCCCTCCCCCTGGCGTGCTGCCTGGCGGCCATGATGACGCTGGCGCTGCTCCTCATCCTGCTGAGGCTGCGCAG AGTGAAGGCCGCACTGCTGCCCTGCGTCCCCGACCCCCGCGGCTCGTTCCCCGGCCTCTTCGAGTTGCATCACGGGAACTTCCAG gccctgcccctcaccacgAAGCCACACCCCCAGGCCTGGATCGCTGCGCATGCGCAGGCCACCGCCCCGACGCTGAAgccacaggaggaagaggagggcgaTGATGTCATCTGCCCCCAGAGCAAGTGGGCGCGGCCCGGCGAAGGCTCCGCCCCGTCGGGGGGCGCGGCCTGGACGCCTGCTGCGGTGGACGACAGCGGGTACATGACCCTGTGA